In Lolium perenne isolate Kyuss_39 chromosome 5, Kyuss_2.0, whole genome shotgun sequence, the sequence CCTTGGAAATCGCTTGCACACACAATGAATCCCTTCAGGAGCCTACAAACAAGTTGAAACATGGACTAAAGTATCAGAAACAAAAAGACAAAGAGCAACAGTAAGCTCAGATGTTTACCGAGATAAGATTGAGGAATATGATCCTCTCCTCAGGAACACCTTTCCTTACAAGAAGATCTATAGCTTGACTTGCTGAGTTCCCTACAAAACAAAGGTGGGAGTTGAAAGCTTAAGTCACGAACAAAGCGGAAGATAGCTGGTGCATTATCACTTTGCAGATGGACTGACGAATTACAGACTTGTGACTAAAGAACAACAACCATCTAGTAGATGCGTGTATAGAAGCAGATCTTCCAAAGCAAACAATGTGCCACCAAACTTTCACTATCACTGTGCACACAGTTTAAtacattttacaaaaaaaaaaaatccaaggcaTTTGCGAACAGATAAACCAATAAATAGGCTTCCTAAATCTCTGGTTATACATTATGAAGGAAATAATTATCAGTGGGTGTGATTTCGTATCATGTAACATCCAGATTGAAAAACAGATATATATAAGAAATACAAATCTAGGCTATGCACAACCTAGATCACTTAAATTTAGCGCCAAACATAAATGAGCAAAAATAGAATATGCAAACATTACTGACCTGTGCCAAGTACCGGATCCAAAAGCAGAACATGTCGTTCAGCTATATCCATTGGCAGTTTGTGGTATACGAGCTAGATGCAGATAGTGTATTATAGTTATTCAGACCATAGAAACTTCAATCATTTTAAATATTCCCTGAGAGGTTTGTTAATCACAAGATATAAGTGCTTACCTGCTGCCCGTTATCTCCAACACGGTGTATCAGAATCTTGCCAATTTTTATTCCTTTACAGCAAGCACGCAGTGCATTCTCCATACTTTCACCACTGCAATGACAAGGCTGTGTTTACAATTGTGCTATAGTTTCAAGATATGTTAACAGAATGAATGAGAAAAACATCTGTATCATGAAATTCCATAGATAACATGTCTAGTATGCAAAATGGCAAGACTTTTAGTATTTAGAGACGTCGATTCATGATGATGAATTATGATTGGGGTTCAAATGGAACATGGGTTCAAACTTGTAGTCTGGACTTCGGAACTATAAAACTATCTTGTAACTGAAAGATCAGGTCACATAGAGAAAACAAAAGGTCCTGCATGCCAGGACATAAAAGAATGTAGAGCTATACTCATAATTCTTTTGCAATATTAACAAGCATCTCTAATAGAAGGATCGAAAGAAGAGCTTATGTACAATAGTTAATTGCTTAATTCAGTCTAAGTGCCCGCCGTTCAAATGAATTACTTCTTACTTCTGTCCAAGGTGTGTGCTCGCATGTTGGGTTGATAATAGCTATTCAAAGTTTACCTTCGGACAATAGACACTCCACAGAGCTTTTTGCAGAAATCAACTCCCATATAAGCAGATCCTGGAAACAAGCAAGTAAGACATGGCATGATGTTCGGCACAAATATCTAGAAGCACGTGTGCACCTGGCATTCCGGAGAACAACCGAAAACAGATAAATCTATGAAGTTGACTGGATCAGCCACAAGCACCCTTATATCTCAAAGAGCTCCAGTTTTCCAAAagtaactttttctatgcatatccaAATTCAAATGTTTGAAGCAAACATTAATTCCAAAAGATAGAACCAGAAGAATTAGTAGGTGTGCCTCCATATCAACAAGCTTCAGCTCTACCTGGTATTGTGTAAGATCAAAGCTATAAATCTTCGAGTGGGGAGAAGAAACAACTCCATACCCACAAGCTTCAGTTTCTATCTAATACAGTGTAACAACAAACCTATAAATCAAACTATTCtagggcaaacaagatagcatttAGTCAAAACATTATATGATGCATCGATTAGATTTTCCTTCCCATTATTGTTCAAGTAGAAGTCTTTTTCTTTGTAACATTTCAGAATTACGCTGTAAACTATTTAGCAATAAAAAAGTACAACATTAAATTTTCTAGTTGATCAAACAGTAATTTTCTAGGAATCCTTAACCAGCGTCAAACATTTCCGATGGAACAATACATGAAGTGAAATCAAGATATGAAATGCCATTTGCAAATTACCTGTTGGAGTAACAATCTGCTTTTCTGTAAATGGTAAATGCCCCAGGCCATGCTCAACTACCTAACATGATATTTTTCATACAAACAGAAAACCAGTTATATCAATTTATAAGTCGATGCAATTTACTAAGCATGAAGTCAACAAAAAAGGATAAAGGCTGTACCAAACGTATTAACCGGTCTGAATAAAAAACAAAGTCAGGTGTGGTGACTTCCCTGTCACGAATCAGTGTATGCATTCCTCGGATCTGACAAATTCATCATAAAGGTATAAAGAACTTTGAAACACAGTGAACAAATGACTTATACTCAATAATGATGATTAACTTTACCTGGAAAGTTGATTGCACTACATAGACGTTCGGGAAGATCTTGCACAAGTCATGCATACCAAGTTTTGTACGAATATGTTGAACGATCAGGTCAACTGCAACATGGTTATCACCGCCTCGTGGTATGATCACATCAGCATATTTCTTTGAAGGCAGAACAAAATCATCAAATGCTGGCTTCACAAACCTACCATACTGAGATGCCAAAAGAATTGCATATTACATTACAGGTATTTACATAttaagaaaatgaaaaaaaaaagaatcTGCTCGCAAACCACAAGGATAAAATAAAAGTATAACAAAAAAAATACAATAGTTAACCCACCTGTTCAAGCACAGAGTTAACATTTCTGCCTCTTTCAAAATTATCACGCCTTATTCGTCGGGCAAGCCTAATATCCGCATCTGTTTGGATACAACATGAAAATACAAGCAAATATGATGTTAGAGAACAAGAAGTCAACCACTGTTAGTTTGTATCGAGCCCAGTCTATTAATTTTTTATAAGTACACTATACCTAACACAGACCTGTGTCCACAAATATTTTCATGTCCATAAGATTACGAACCCTTTGATCATGGAAGACTAAAATGCCCTCCAAAATTATGACATCTGATGCATTGACCTTGCAAAACGAAATTTGGTAAGTCACTTAGTTCAAAAAGGCTCATAACCAGGACCAGTTTTCCCCCTTATCCAGTACTTAAACTAACAACCATCTTGATTGACGTTTCCAGGTGAGAAAAACTAACAAACAGGATACTAAAATATAATTGTTCTTAAACTTAAAGTTGAAATCAATATATAGCATGATGATTCAGTAATATAATTCAAGGGTTGTACTCTTTATACCAGCTCATTTAATACAGTTCACTTGAAACTTAAGAATACAGGCTGGGTAACTTTAAATTTTATATCCCAATACATCTAATCCGGTTTAGTTCATAATTCAGAAAACTGCATAATTTTGGAATCAATTTGCCCCCATTCATACAAATATCTATGACATGACCACAGAAGGTAGAAAATTAAATAACAAAAACAACACCTAAATGGCCATACGAACAGAATTCACAAAGCATGCAATGGCATAAAATATCAGCTGGCATAAATGTTCTAAACAATGGCCATATGAACAAAATTCACAAAGCATTCATACTCGAACTACTATTATTTTTCAACATCTCAGTCAGAAAGAAAATAGCGCCTTCTGTACTTTTAATACTTCCCATTCAAAGCATAGGCTTGCACTCTGCTATACGATATACAAGATGGTCATATTGTTGCACAGATAGAAAAAAGGCTCCACATCTAGAGTTATTCAAATGTCAAATGAGCTGAACTCAAAATTGTAAACACAGGAACCTTCTTCATGCCAACAAGTTCATAAGGCATAACTATTACTACCTTTCTGAACCTTTCGGAGCACCTTCGGTGATTCGTAAA encodes:
- the LOC127302290 gene encoding uridine/cytidine kinase UKL1, chloroplastic; amino-acid sequence: MPDKAVDDAMESAVGAHFSGLRLEALRLPAPSSPSSPSSSPSAPAGALPNGAAVHANGAAELVSPSALRQPFVIGVSGGTASGKTTVCDMIIQQLHDHRVVLINQDSFYRGLTAEESACAQDYNFDHPDAFDTEQLLECMGQLKRALPVNVPIYDFTNHRRCSERFRKVNASDVIILEGILVFHDQRVRNLMDMKIFVDTDADIRLARRIRRDNFERGRNVNSVLEQYGRFVKPAFDDFVLPSKKYADVIIPRGGDNHVAVDLIVQHIRTKLGMHDLCKIFPNVYVVQSTFQIRGMHTLIRDREVTTPDFVFYSDRLIRLVVEHGLGHLPFTEKQIVTPTGSAYMGVDFCKKLCGVSIVRSGESMENALRACCKGIKIGKILIHRVGDNGQQLVYHKLPMDIAERHVLLLDPVLGTGNSASQAIDLLVRKGVPEERIIFLNLISAPEGIHCVCKRFPRLKVVTSEIDSGLSEEFRVIPGLGEYGDRYFGTDN